Proteins from a single region of Argopecten irradians isolate NY chromosome 7, Ai_NY, whole genome shotgun sequence:
- the LOC138326831 gene encoding G-protein coupled receptor moody-like, with the protein MMINVISIRCLVTTLYVLVGKVVFKQRKFRRKYIKGPIAIDLTLVNELSSISANRTAKSDSNMGSCSRSTCTSTDTAETQSSSNSLCAPVNSKPNIFAKLGSETRMTLTFMLITFVFVICYLSQAIMLIHESLSEHLWIELDHTEFAWYRFLYTLVYVNSIVNPIIYGCLDRGFRQEASSFLICLFESLRDLIDTIKTMSPFVNASPRFT; encoded by the coding sequence ATGATGATAAATGTAATATCAATACGATGCCTGGTGACGACGCTGTATGTTCTCGTGGGAAAAGTCGTATTCAAACAAAGGAAATTTCGTCGTAAATACATTAAAGGGCCGATAGCAATAGATTTAACGCTCGTTAACGAATTATCGTCTATCTCCGCCAATCGAACAGCCAAAAGTGATTCAAACATGGGATCGTGTTCAAGGTCAACATGCACCTCTACCGATACCGCAGAGACTCAATCGTCGTCGAATTCATTGTGTGCTCCTGTAAATTCCAAACCAAATATATTTGCTAAATTAGGATCCGAAACACGGATGACATTGACATTTATGCTGATAACTTTCGTATTTGTTATATGTTACCTTTCACAGGCAATAATGTTGATCCACGAGTCTCTGAGCGAGCACCTTTGGATAGAACTAGATCACACGGAATTCGCATGGTACCGATTCCTGTATACCCTAGTTTACGTCAACTCTATCGTTAACCCTATCATCTACGGCTGTCTCGACAGAGGATTCCGTCAGGAGGCCTCATCTttcttgatttgtttgtttgagagTTTGAGAGATCTCATTGACACCATTAAAACTATGAGCCCATTTGTGAATGCTTCTCCACGTTTTACATAG